In Thunnus albacares chromosome 10, fThuAlb1.1, whole genome shotgun sequence, a single window of DNA contains:
- the LOC122990699 gene encoding uncharacterized protein LOC122990699 isoform X1, producing the protein MMTAWFFSGASLFALLIVDICCTPLKHAPGYNTNAGPYLGSSQSAPVAAMPYNDPSKGVSEPAYLPAPQWAPSSTQTGVQRKPASSFGSSSSSGPALSGYGGGSLTNSPASSTQPGAAFQPASGDINWIVAPSSISSVGEMSVGTHGVGSSRPENVSPPLPPPGPVYQAGELSHFEQAFENGDYQRETEEQGLLPPLPPPAPISAGQGFTSQPQPESSIGGSWNIYPHYDYMFLTGQYPPGTVSHYSSSNEQGSSNWEDVHYIRYHFSDNPGPAQQTETFAVPQSFEDPRPPVKRPVIAPYGQGRARGGVSAPSHSRAGGYNPRKGHRY; encoded by the exons ATGATGACTGCTTGGTTCTTCTCAGG gGCTTCCCTCTTTGCTTTGCTGATTGTGGATATATGCTGCACTCCTCTTAAGCATG CCCCAGGCTATAATACCAATGCTGGCCCTTATCTTGGCTCTAGCCAGTCTGCACCTGTAGCTGCGATGCCTTACAATGATCCTTCTAAAGGAGTCTCCGAACCAGCTTATTTGCCTGCTCCACAGTGGGCACCCAGTTCCACTCAGACTGGTGTTCAGAGAAAACCAGCATCGTCCTTTGGCTCTAGCTCCTCTTCTGGGCCTGCTCTGTCAGGATACGGTGGTGGTTCTTTGACAAACAGCCCTGCCAGCTCAACACAGCCTGGAGCTGCTTTCCAACCTGCCTCAGGAG ACATCAACTGGATTGTTGCACCTTCCAGTATCTCTTCTGTGGGTGAGATGTCAGTGGGCACTCATGGCGTTGGCTCCAGTAGACCTGAGAATGTGAGtccacctcttcctccacctGGACCAGTGTACCAGGCAGGAGAGTTGTCCCATTTTGAGCAAGCCTTTGAGAACGGTGACTACCAGAGGGAGACCGAGGAACAAGGCTTgctccctcctctgcctcctccagcGCCAATCTCTGCTGGACAAGGGTTCACCAGCCAACCTCAGCCAGAGTCCAGCATTGGTGGAAGCTGGAATATTTACCCTCACTACGACTACATGTTCCTGACCGGCCAGTATCCTCCGGGCACAGTCAGTcactacagcagcagcaacgaGCAGGGAAGCAGCAACTGGGAAGATGTTCACTACATCAGATACCATTTCTCCGATAACCCCGGTCCTGCACAGCAGACTGAGACCTTTGCAGTCCCCCAGAGCTTTGAGGACCCCAGGCCACCTGTGAAGCGTCCTGTGATTGCTCCTTATGGACAAGGTCGTGCAAGAGGTGGGGTTTCTGCTCCTTCTCATTCCCGAGCTGGTGGATACAACCCACGCAAA GGCCATAGATACTAA
- the LOC122990699 gene encoding uncharacterized protein LOC122990699 isoform X2: MPYNDPSKGVSEPAYLPAPQWAPSSTQTGVQRKPASSFGSSSSSGPALSGYGGGSLTNSPASSTQPGAAFQPASGDINWIVAPSSISSVGEMSVGTHGVGSSRPENVSPPLPPPGPVYQAGELSHFEQAFENGDYQRETEEQGLLPPLPPPAPISAGQGFTSQPQPESSIGGSWNIYPHYDYMFLTGQYPPGTVSHYSSSNEQGSSNWEDVHYIRYHFSDNPGPAQQTETFAVPQSFEDPRPPVKRPVIAPYGQGRARGGVSAPSHSRAGGYNPRKGHRY; this comes from the exons ATGCCTTACAATGATCCTTCTAAAGGAGTCTCCGAACCAGCTTATTTGCCTGCTCCACAGTGGGCACCCAGTTCCACTCAGACTGGTGTTCAGAGAAAACCAGCATCGTCCTTTGGCTCTAGCTCCTCTTCTGGGCCTGCTCTGTCAGGATACGGTGGTGGTTCTTTGACAAACAGCCCTGCCAGCTCAACACAGCCTGGAGCTGCTTTCCAACCTGCCTCAGGAG ACATCAACTGGATTGTTGCACCTTCCAGTATCTCTTCTGTGGGTGAGATGTCAGTGGGCACTCATGGCGTTGGCTCCAGTAGACCTGAGAATGTGAGtccacctcttcctccacctGGACCAGTGTACCAGGCAGGAGAGTTGTCCCATTTTGAGCAAGCCTTTGAGAACGGTGACTACCAGAGGGAGACCGAGGAACAAGGCTTgctccctcctctgcctcctccagcGCCAATCTCTGCTGGACAAGGGTTCACCAGCCAACCTCAGCCAGAGTCCAGCATTGGTGGAAGCTGGAATATTTACCCTCACTACGACTACATGTTCCTGACCGGCCAGTATCCTCCGGGCACAGTCAGTcactacagcagcagcaacgaGCAGGGAAGCAGCAACTGGGAAGATGTTCACTACATCAGATACCATTTCTCCGATAACCCCGGTCCTGCACAGCAGACTGAGACCTTTGCAGTCCCCCAGAGCTTTGAGGACCCCAGGCCACCTGTGAAGCGTCCTGTGATTGCTCCTTATGGACAAGGTCGTGCAAGAGGTGGGGTTTCTGCTCCTTCTCATTCCCGAGCTGGTGGATACAACCCACGCAAA GGCCATAGATACTAA
- the LOC122990700 gene encoding protein PRRC2A-like, translating into MMTAWFFSGASLFALLIVDICCTPLKHAPGYNTNAGPYLGSSQSAPVAAMPYNDPSKGVSEPAYLPAQQWAPSSTQTGVQRKPAPSFGSSSSSGPALSGYGGSSLTNSPASSTQPGAAFQPASGDINWIVAPPSISSVGEMSVGTHGVGSSRPENVSPPGPVYQAGELSHFEQAFENGDYQRETEEQGLLPPLPPPAPISAGQGFTSQPQPESSIGGSWNIYPHYDYMFLTGQYPPGTVSHYSSSNEQGSNNWEDVHYIRYHFSDNPGPAQQTETFAVPQSFEDPRPPVKRPVIAPYGQGRARGGVSAPSHSRAGGYNPGKGHRY; encoded by the exons ATGATGACTGCTTGGTTCTTCTCAGG gGCTTCCCTCTTTGCTTTGCTGATTGTGGATATATGCTGCACTCCTCTTAAGCATG CCCCAGGCTATAATACCAATGCTGGCCCTTATCTTGGCTCTAGCCAGTCTGCACCTGTAGCTGCGATGCCTTACAATGATCCTTCTAAAGGAGTCTCCGAACCAGCTTATTTGCCTGCTCAACAGTGGGCGCCCAGTTCCACTCAGACTGGTGTTCAGAGAAAACCAGCACCATCCTTTGGCTCTAGCTCCTCTTCTGGGCCTGCTCTGTCAGGATACGGTGGTAGTTCTTTGACAAACAGCCCTGCCAGCTCAACACAGCCTGGAGCTGCTTTCCAACCTGCCTCAGGAG ACATCAACTGGATTGTTGCACCTCCCAGTATCTCTTCTGTGGGTGAGATGTCAGTGGGCACTCATGGCGTTGGCTCCAGTAGACCTGAGAATGTGAGTCCACCTGGACCAGTGTACCAGGCAGGAGAGTTGTCCCATTTTGAGCAAGCCTTTGAGAACGGTGACTACCAGAGGGAGACCGAGGAACAAGGCTTgctccctcctctgcctcctccagcGCCAATCTCTGCTGGACAAGGGTTCACCAGCCAACCTCAGCCAGAGTCCAGCATTGGTGGAAGCTGGAATATTTACCCTCACTACGACTACATGTTCCTGACCGGCCAGTATCCTCCGGGCACAGTCAGTcactacagcagcagcaacgaGCAGGGAAGCAACAACTGGGAAGACGTTCACTACATCAGATACCATTTCTCCGATAACCCCGGTCCTGCACAGCAGACTGAGACCTTTGCAGTCCCCCAGAGCTTTGAGGACCCCAGGCCACCTGTGAAGCGTCCTGTGATTGCTCCTTATGGACAAGGTCGTGCAAGAGGTGGGGTTTCTGCTCCTTCTCATTCCCGAGCTGGTGGATACAACCCAGGCAAA GGCCATAGATACTAA